The genome window TCGGGAGTTTCCATCCAGGAATTTCGCCGCGCTCTTGTGGCACCGGAGGACGCGGAGCGCATGCGGATCCTGTTTTTCGCCTGCCTTGAGGGAAAGCCCGACCGCTACCACGGGCGGTTCCTGCTCCGGAGCGGCGGGAAAAAAGCGCGCTGGGCGGAGGAGGATGCCGTCGTCATCCGGCGCAACCAGGATGGAAGCCCCGCGCGCCTTGCGGGCATGCTCCGCGACGTCACGCAGCAGAAAAACAACGAAGACCGGCTGCGGGCTGAAAATGTTTACCGTCAGAACGTGGCGCGCCAGGCGGGCCTCGGCGGCTGGGAATGGGACGGCCGCGACGGCTGGCTGCGCTTTTATGATGACTGCCGGGATATGCTCGGCTACGGCAGGGAGGCGATGAACGGCCCCGTGGACGCGGTTTGCGACCGTCTTGTCCACCCCGACGAGGCTGGTCAGGTAAGGACCCGTATCCGGGACTATATCGCCGTCCCCCAGGGGATGATAAACGAAGAGATGCGTCTGAAGCACAAGGACGGGCATTACCTGTGGGTACAGGGGACCGGCGTTGCCGTCGCCTGGGACGAGGAGGGCAGGGCCGCGCGCATCGTCGGCGGCATCCTGGATATCGACAGCCGCGTGCGCGCGGAACAGGAGCTCTGCGAGAACATCTGCAGTCTCGCGGAGGATAACGACGCGCTGCTGGCGGAAATGACGGCGTCGATGCGCCGAACGTTCCTGGCCCAGGGCAGGCGCGGAACAGTGGCAGCGAACGGCCCGGACACGAACAGCGTCTTTGGCGCGGACCTGTCGCGGGTGAGGCAGACGCAGGAGAAACTGCAACAACAGAGCAGGCTGTTCCAGGCAATCAACCTGGTGGCCGTCGGCCTTGCCGGGGCCGCCCCGGAAACCTTTGACGCGGCCGTGCAGGATGCCATGGCCATGATAGGCGAGGCGGTGGACGTTGACCGGCTGCGCGTCTGGCGGAATTATGATGAAAACGGCGAGGTGTTCGGCAGGGAAATTTACCAATGGACGAAATCTCCCCGCTGGGCCATGCCGTTTGTGGCAAAAACCGGCTACGGAAACATCCCCTTCTGGTGGGATACGATGGCGCGGGGCAAGGTGTTCAACGCCCACGCGGGCGAACTGCCCGAGGCGGAACAGAGGGAACTTGAAAAAAATTCCATCCTGTCCATTCTTGCGGTCCCCATTTTCATCCAGGATACGTTCTGGGGGTTCATCGGCTTCGATGATTGCACCGTGGGCCGCAGCTTCACGGATTCCGAGGAAAAACTGCTGCAGTCCGGCGGCAACATCATTATTTCGGCATTGCTGCGCAACGAGATGACGGCGAGCCTCATCGAGGCGCGGGAGCAGGCCATTGCCAGCGCGAAGGCCAAGAGTGAATTCCTGTCCCGCATGAGCCATGAGATCCGCACGCCCATGAACGCCATTATCGGCATGGGCGCCATCGCCAAAAGAACGGACGACCTTGAAAAAATAGGCGACTGTTTGCGGAAGATAGACGCTTCCTCGCGGCAATTGCTGGGTATTATTAACGACGTCCTGGACATGTCGAAAATAGAGGCCGATAAATTTACCATCACCAACGCCGCGTTTGATTTTGAAAAGATGCTGCAGAACATTTTTTCCGTCATGCAGATCAGGTTTTTTGAAAAAAAACAAGAATTCAAATATGATATTGAAACAATTTTTACAAAAAAAATGATCGGCGACGAGCTTCGCCTCTCGCAGGTTCTCCTGAACCTGCTGTCGAACGCCGTGAAATTTACGCCCGAAGGCGGCGCCGTCACCCTGCGGGTCAGGGAAAAGAACAGGGCGGCGGCAGGCTCGACCCTGCATATCGAAGTCGCCGACAACGGCATCGGTATTCCCGAAGAATACCAGGACAAGCTTTTCCAGTCTTTCGAGCAGGCGGACGGCGGCATAACGCGCCAGTTCGGCGGGACCGGACTCGGGCTTGCCATCAGCAAGAAGATTGTTACCCTCATGGGCGGCGATATTCAGGTAAAAAGCACGCAAGGCGTCGGCTCCTCTTTCGTGTTCGAGGTCCCTGTCGGCTGGGGTGAGCCGCTCCGCGACGACGCCCCGCCGATGGAGAGGAAAAAGGTCCTCCACGCGCTGGTGGTGGATGACGATGCCGACGTTCTTGACTATCTGGCCGGGCTGCTCCGCGAGCTTTCCATCCGGACGGACACGACGGCTGATCCCGTGCGGGCCATCGCCCTGGCGGTGCAAAACGAGAGTGCGGGCACGCCGTATGACGTGATCCTGGCGGACTGGAACATGCCCGTCATGGACGGCGTCGAGACGGCGCTTGAGCTCAGGAGGATTTCGAGCGACAATCTCTTCATCATCATGACGTCGCTCGCCGATTGGGGCGAGATTGAGCATGAGGCGGGCATGGCCGGCGTGACCTGTTTTTTGCAGAAGCCGGTATTGCCGTCAGCCTTGCAGGATATTCTGGCGCGGCACGGCGGGCATGCCGGGCGACCGCCGTCCCCGCTCGCCGAGGAACCGCCGCGCAGGGACTGGGCGGGCAAAAGCATCTTGTTGGCCGAGGATATTGAAATCAACCGCGAGATCGTCCTCTGCATCCTTGAGGATACGGGCGTGCGGATCGACATGGCGCTGGACGGCGTGGAGGCGGTGGATCTTTTCCGCCGGAACCCGGGCCTATATGATGTTATCCTGATGGACATGCAGATGCCCAACCTTGACGGAATCGCCGCCACACGGCAAATTCGCGCTTTGGATATTCCGGGTTCCGCGGATGTGCCCATCGTGGCGATGACCGCCAACGCCTTTAAAGAGGACGAGGAAAAATGCCTTGCGGCCGGGATGACCGGCTATCTGGCGAAACCCATCGATGTGGAGAAGCTTTTTGCCGCTCTGGCGGCGATTCTGGATGCGCCGGCGGAGCGGTAAGGGCCTCTCCTCCGGCGTGACCGCGCCGTGAATTTTCGGGCGGCGTCGCCGCCCTTGCACGGTGCAATACTGAAGAACGCAGTCAAAAAGGAGGCATGGCCTCCTTTTTGGATGCCATCCAACCCCAGGAAGGAACAGACTGATGAAAAAAGAGATTGCCTTTACCTCGCGCAGCGCGTGGGACGTTTACAGCGACGCCGAAAGCATGGCGGCCATGCGGGACCTGGCCGAGCGCTACAGGAAATTCCTCACCGCCTGCAAGACGGAACGCGAAACCATGGATTATCTGCGCGGGCGTTTGGAAAAGGCGGGCTACAAGGAAAACGGCAAGGGCGACAAAATATTCCGGGTCTTGCAGAACAAGACCATGTTCGTGGCCAAAAAAGGCAAGGCTTCCCTTGAGGGCGGCCTGCGCCTCGTGGCGGCCCACGCCGATACGCCCAGGCTTGACTTCAAGCAGCATCCGCTTCTGGAACAGGCCAACGTGGGTCAGGCCAAGACCCACTATTACGGCGGCATCCGTAAATACCAGTGGCTTGCCCGCCCCCTGGCCATCCACGGGGTTGTCGTGCGCGATTCCGGCGAGGTTATCAAAGTGGTGCTCGGTGAAGACCCGAAAGAGCCTGTGTTCACCATCCTCGACCTTCTGCCCCACCTTGCCCAGGGCCAGGCGGACGTGCCGCTCTCCAAGGTTTTCGAGGCGGAGAAGCTGAACGTCGTGCTGGGGCATAAACCCCTGGGGACAAAGGCCCCCAAGGGCAAAAAAGACGCGGACAAGTCCAAGGACCCGGTCAAGGCGGCCGTGCTTGAACTTTTGAACAAAAAATACGGCATCGTCGAGGAAGATCTGTACTCGGCGGAACTCCAGGCCGTGCCCGCGGGGGATGCCCGGTACGTCGGGCTCGACTCCTCCATGATCGGCGGGTACGGGCACGACGACCGCGTGTGCGTATTCACCGCCCTGGAAGGGTTTTTGACCGCCGCCGGGCAGACGGCCCATACCCAATGCCTCATGTTCTGGGACAAGGAGGAAATCGGGTCGGAAGGGTCCACCGGCGCCAAATCCCGGTTCTTCGAATACTGCGTGCAGGAATGCATCCGCACCTGGGAACCCAAGGCGGATTTCGCCACGGTCATGCTGCGCACGAAAGCTATTTCCGCGGACGTGCACGCGGCCATTGACCCGGACTGGCAGGACCTGCACGAAAAGCTCAATTCCGCGCTGTTCGGCCACGGCCCGACCTTCTGCAAATTCACCGGGCACAGAGGGAAATACGAGGCCAACGACGCCCACCCCGAATACGTGGGCTGGCTGCGCTCCGTGCTGAACAAGGAGAACATCCCCTGGCAGATGGCGGAACTGGGCAAGGTGGACCACGGCGGCGGCGGCACGGTCGCCATGTATCTGGCCGCCTACGGCATGAACATCATCGACTGCGGCCCGCCGATTCTTTCCATGCACAGCCCCTTTGAGGTGGTGAGCAACGCGGACCTTTACGCCACCAAGCTGGCCTTCACCGCTTTTCTGGCCGCGAAATAAGGGCCTGCCGGGAGCCGTTTTCATGCCGCGCGGGACACATCCCGCGCGGCTGTTTTTATTTGCGGCACAATATCTTTCGAGCTTGTGAAAAAAACAACTTGATTCTTGTGAAAAATAGATTAAGGTTGCCTCTCGGACCAGATAGCAGATAGTGTTTTATAATTACCCAGGCCGCCGGGGTTCCGGCAGCGGGCGGGCGTGACGCCGCCCGGACAATTTTTGATTTTATCCACATCGGAGGATCGCATGCCTAAGAAGATTACTGTCATCGGCGCGGGAAACGTGGGAGCGGCTGTTGCCCAGTACTGCCAGCTCAAAGACCTCGGCGAGATCGTCATGCTCGATATCGCCGAAGGCGTCGCCAAGGGCAAGGCCCTGGACCTGTCCCAGGCTTCCGCGCTGCAGGGGTTTGATTCCAAGATCATCGGCACCGGCGACTATGCCGATACCGCCAACTCCGATGTGGTCGTGGTAACCGCGGGTATCGCGCGTAAACCCGGCATGAGCCGCGACGACCTGATCGCGACCAACCTCAAGATCGTGACGGACGTGGTGAAAGCGGCGGTCGCGGTTTCCCCCAACGCCATTTTCATCATCGTCAGCAACCCGCTGGACATCATGTGCGCCGTGGCCCAGAAGGTCAGCGGGCTGCCGGTTGAGCGCGTGATCGGTCTTTCCGGCATGCTGGACGCCGCCCGGCTGAAATACTACCTGGCCGAAGCCACGGGCGTTTCCCCCCGCACGGTCAACGCCATCGTGCTCGGCGAGCACGGCGACTCCATGGTCGCGCTGCCGCGCCTTGCCACCATCGGCGGCGTCGCGGCCCCCAACCTGCTCTCCGAAGCCCAGATGGCGGAAGTCGCCGAAAAGACCGCCAAGGGCGGCGCGGCCGTCGTGGCCCTTATCGGCGTATCCGCCTGGTACGGCCCGGGCCTTTCCACCGCCACCATGGTGGAAGCGGTCATCAAGGACACCCACGCCATCATGCCCTGCTCCGCGTATCTCACCGGCCAGTACGGCGCGAAAGACATGTACATGTGCTGCCCCATCCGCATCGGCGCCAAGGGCGTGGAAGAGATCATCGAAGTTGAGCTCAACGCCGCCGAAAAAGCGGCCGTGGCCAACTCCATCAAGAGCATCAAGGAAAAACTGGCTGCCGTGAAATAGCGCCGTTTTCCGGACAGAAACAAAAAAGGACTTTCGAGCGATCGAAAGTCCTTTTTTTGCTTCGGATGGGCAGCGGCGGCAACGCCGCCGCATTGTTTTATGGCTTTCGCGCGTCATGTGATGGCGCATACAGGAAAAAACTTTTTTATAAATGCCCGCATCGCGCCTTTGTGGGATAACGGCGGCATGTATGTATCCTTACAGGAGGCCGTTATGCGGAAAAAATTGTTAGTTCTTCTTTGCCTCGCCTTCATGCTTGCTTGCGTTACAGCGGCGGCAGCGGCGGAAAAGGCCCCGGTCCTCGGCAAAAGCGCCACGGACAAGACCAAGGCCGCCAACGCGGCGATTTTGAAAAAGTTGCCTTTCAGCAACACGCAGGATTTTGACGACGCCAACCGGGGGTTTATCGCCACCATCCCGGATTTGGTCATTAACGACGCCCACGGCCACCCGGTCTGGAACCTGAAGGATTACGCCTTTCTGAAACAGGAAACCGCCCCGGATACGGTCAACCCCAGCCTGTGGCGGCAGTCGCGGCTGAACATGACCAACGGCCTGTTCAAGGTTGTGGACCGGGTCTACCAGATTCGCGGCTTTGACCTTTCCAACATGACCATCATCGAAGGCGATACCGGCCTTATCCTCATCGACCCCCTGGTCTCGCCGGAAACTTCCAAGGCCGGGCTGGATCTTTACCGCGCGCACGGAACAGATAAACCGGTAGTGGCCGTCATCTACACGCACAGCCACATCGACCACTACGGCGGCGTCAAGGGCGTGACCACCGAGGACGACGTCAAAGCCGGCAAGGTGAAAATCATCGCCCCGGATAAGTTCCTGGAAGAAGCGGTCAGCGAAAACGTCTATGCCGGAACGGCCATGGGCCGCCGCGCCCTGTACCACACCGGCGCGCTGCTGCCCAAAAGTCCCACGGGCCAGGTGGACGACGGCCTGGGCAAAACCGCCTCCCTGGGGGCCTCCACGCTGATCGCGCCCACGGATACCGTCACCGCCACCGGCCAGAAAATGACCGTGGACGGCGTGGACATGGAATTCATCCTGGCCCCGGGCACCGAAGCCCCGGCGGAAATGCTCATTTATTTCCCGCAGTTCAAACTGCTGGACGCGGCCGAGGATTGCACGCACACCGTGCACAACTTGTACACCCTGCGCGGGGCCCAGGTGCGCGACGCCAAAAACTGGTGGAAGTCCCTGAACACGGCTCTTGTGCTGTACGGTACGGACGTGCAGGCCATCATCGCCCAGCACCACTGGCCCATGTGGGGGAACGACCGCGTTAACGCCATCCTGGTCAGCCAGCGCGATATGTATAAGTTCATCCATGACCAGACCCTGAACTTGGCCAACAAGGGCTTTACCTCCGTGGAGATCGCCGAGCGGCTTACCCTGCCCGCCTCCCTGGCCGGGCAGTGGTGGAACCGCGACTACTACGGCTCCGTGAACCACGACGCCAAAGCGGTGTATCAGCGCTACCTGGGCTGGTACGACGGCAACCCCTCCAATCTGTATGTGCTGCCGCCGGTTGATTCCGCCAAGAAGTACGTGGAATACATGGGCGGCGCGGCCGCCATTACGGAAAAGGCCAAAAAGGACTTTGCCGCCGGCAACTACCGCTGGGTGGCCGAGGTCATGAACAA of uncultured delta proteobacterium contains these proteins:
- a CDS encoding putative Histidine kinase (Evidence 3 : Function proposed based on presence of conserved amino acid motif, structural feature or limited homology; Product type pe : putative enzyme), translated to MAHETRESFPLDGLPDLLRSAEVGVWEIETATGSFLCSPTFTQITGVASGVSIQEFRRALVAPEDAERMRILFFACLEGKPDRYHGRFLLRSGGKKARWAEEDAVVIRRNQDGSPARLAGMLRDVTQQKNNEDRLRAENVYRQNVARQAGLGGWEWDGRDGWLRFYDDCRDMLGYGREAMNGPVDAVCDRLVHPDEAGQVRTRIRDYIAVPQGMINEEMRLKHKDGHYLWVQGTGVAVAWDEEGRAARIVGGILDIDSRVRAEQELCENICSLAEDNDALLAEMTASMRRTFLAQGRRGTVAANGPDTNSVFGADLSRVRQTQEKLQQQSRLFQAINLVAVGLAGAAPETFDAAVQDAMAMIGEAVDVDRLRVWRNYDENGEVFGREIYQWTKSPRWAMPFVAKTGYGNIPFWWDTMARGKVFNAHAGELPEAEQRELEKNSILSILAVPIFIQDTFWGFIGFDDCTVGRSFTDSEEKLLQSGGNIIISALLRNEMTASLIEAREQAIASAKAKSEFLSRMSHEIRTPMNAIIGMGAIAKRTDDLEKIGDCLRKIDASSRQLLGIINDVLDMSKIEADKFTITNAAFDFEKMLQNIFSVMQIRFFEKKQEFKYDIETIFTKKMIGDELRLSQVLLNLLSNAVKFTPEGGAVTLRVREKNRAAAGSTLHIEVADNGIGIPEEYQDKLFQSFEQADGGITRQFGGTGLGLAISKKIVTLMGGDIQVKSTQGVGSSFVFEVPVGWGEPLRDDAPPMERKKVLHALVVDDDADVLDYLAGLLRELSIRTDTTADPVRAIALAVQNESAGTPYDVILADWNMPVMDGVETALELRRISSDNLFIIMTSLADWGEIEHEAGMAGVTCFLQKPVLPSALQDILARHGGHAGRPPSPLAEEPPRRDWAGKSILLAEDIEINREIVLCILEDTGVRIDMALDGVEAVDLFRRNPGLYDVILMDMQMPNLDGIAATRQIRALDIPGSADVPIVAMTANAFKEDEEKCLAAGMTGYLAKPIDVEKLFAALAAILDAPAER
- the apeA gene encoding putative M18 family aminopeptidase 1 (Evidence 3 : Function proposed based on presence of conserved amino acid motif, structural feature or limited homology); translation: MKKEIAFTSRSAWDVYSDAESMAAMRDLAERYRKFLTACKTERETMDYLRGRLEKAGYKENGKGDKIFRVLQNKTMFVAKKGKASLEGGLRLVAAHADTPRLDFKQHPLLEQANVGQAKTHYYGGIRKYQWLARPLAIHGVVVRDSGEVIKVVLGEDPKEPVFTILDLLPHLAQGQADVPLSKVFEAEKLNVVLGHKPLGTKAPKGKKDADKSKDPVKAAVLELLNKKYGIVEEDLYSAELQAVPAGDARYVGLDSSMIGGYGHDDRVCVFTALEGFLTAAGQTAHTQCLMFWDKEEIGSEGSTGAKSRFFEYCVQECIRTWEPKADFATVMLRTKAISADVHAAIDPDWQDLHEKLNSALFGHGPTFCKFTGHRGKYEANDAHPEYVGWLRSVLNKENIPWQMAELGKVDHGGGGTVAMYLAAYGMNIIDCGPPILSMHSPFEVVSNADLYATKLAFTAFLAAK
- the mdh gene encoding Malate dehydrogenase → MPKKITVIGAGNVGAAVAQYCQLKDLGEIVMLDIAEGVAKGKALDLSQASALQGFDSKIIGTGDYADTANSDVVVVTAGIARKPGMSRDDLIATNLKIVTDVVKAAVAVSPNAIFIIVSNPLDIMCAVAQKVSGLPVERVIGLSGMLDAARLKYYLAEATGVSPRTVNAIVLGEHGDSMVALPRLATIGGVAAPNLLSEAQMAEVAEKTAKGGAAVVALIGVSAWYGPGLSTATMVEAVIKDTHAIMPCSAYLTGQYGAKDMYMCCPIRIGAKGVEEIIEVELNAAEKAAVANSIKSIKEKLAAVK
- the BDS gene encoding Alkyl/aryl-sulfatase BDS1, with amino-acid sequence MRKKLLVLLCLAFMLACVTAAAAAEKAPVLGKSATDKTKAANAAILKKLPFSNTQDFDDANRGFIATIPDLVINDAHGHPVWNLKDYAFLKQETAPDTVNPSLWRQSRLNMTNGLFKVVDRVYQIRGFDLSNMTIIEGDTGLILIDPLVSPETSKAGLDLYRAHGTDKPVVAVIYTHSHIDHYGGVKGVTTEDDVKAGKVKIIAPDKFLEEAVSENVYAGTAMGRRALYHTGALLPKSPTGQVDDGLGKTASLGASTLIAPTDTVTATGQKMTVDGVDMEFILAPGTEAPAEMLIYFPQFKLLDAAEDCTHTVHNLYTLRGAQVRDAKNWWKSLNTALVLYGTDVQAIIAQHHWPMWGNDRVNAILVSQRDMYKFIHDQTLNLANKGFTSVEIAERLTLPASLAGQWWNRDYYGSVNHDAKAVYQRYLGWYDGNPSNLYVLPPVDSAKKYVEYMGGAAAITEKAKKDFAAGNYRWVAEVMNKVVFADPNNAAAKGLLADTLEQLGYQTENGTWRNNFLQGAFELRNGTPKIKIPGVATPDVVKAMSPDMLLDYMGIRLNAAKAEGKVLTIAWMQPGQDAPYAIELQNSALIYTQGKKLASPGATITAASGDLAEVLMGQASLSDKIKDGSLAISGNGNAVQELFSLLDEFELMFNIVTP